One genomic window of Nerophis lumbriciformis linkage group LG29, RoL_Nlum_v2.1, whole genome shotgun sequence includes the following:
- the nr2f2 gene encoding COUP transcription factor 2 isoform X1 yields the protein MAMVVWRGSQDDVADTQGALSSQTQGGLTLAGAQAGQLGLTASQVAPPTPQTPVQGGPNNTQSTPGSQVSQQPEKQQPQHIECVVCGDKSSGKHYGQFTCEGCKSFFKRSVRRNLTYTCRANRNCPIDQHHRNQCQYCRLKKCLKVGMRREVSLFTAAVQRGRVPPTQPHHGQFALTNGDPLHCHSYLSGYISLLLRAEPYPTSRYGSQCMQPNNIMGIENICELAARMLFSAVEWARNIPFFPDLQITDQVALLRLTWSELFVLNAAQCSMPLHVAPLLAAAGLHASPMSADRVVAFMDHIRIFQEQVEKLKALHVDSAEYSCLKAIVLFTTDACGLSDVAHVESLQEKSQCALEEYVRSQYPNQPTRFGKLLLRLPSLRTVSSSVIEQLFFVRLVGKTPIETLIRDMLLSGSSFNWPYMSIQ from the exons ATGGCAATGGTAGTGTGGAGAGGCTCCCAGGACGACGTGGCTGACACCCAAGGCGCCCTTTCCTCGCAGACCCAAGGCGGACTCACCCTGGCCGGCGCACAGGCGGGCCAGCTGGGTCTGACAGCCTCGCAGGTCGCGCCGCCGACCCCGCAGACGCCGGTGCAGGGGGGCCCCAACAACACGCAGTCGACGCCGGGCAGCCAGGTCTCGCAGCAGCCGGAGAAGCAGCAGCCGCAGCACATCGAGTGCGTGGTGTGCGGCGACAAGTCGAGCGGCAAACATTACGGCCAGTTCACCTGCGAGGGCTGCAAGAGCTTCTTCAAGCGCAGCGTGCGGCGGAACCTGACGTACACATGCCGGGCCAACCGGAACTGTCCCATCGACCAGCACCACCGCAATCAGTGTCAGTACTGCCGCCTCAAGAAATGCCTCAAGGTCGGCATGAGACGGGAAG TCTCTCtttttactgcagctgtgcaaaGGGGACGGGTGCCACCCACGCAGCCTCACCACGGCCAGTTCGCCTTGACCAACGGGGACCCCCTGCACTGCCACTCCTACCTATCGGGATATATCTCGCTGCTGCTGCGCGCGGAGCCCTACCCCACGTCCCGCTATGGCAGCCAGTGCATGCAGCCCAACAACATCATGGGCATCGAGAACATTTGCGAACTGGCGGCCCGGATGCTCTTCAGCGCCGTGGAGTGGGCCAGGAATATTCCCTTCTTCCCGGACCTGCAGATCACCGACCAGGTGGCCCTGCTGAGGCTGACGTGGAGCGAGCTGTTTGTGCTCAACGCGGCGCAGTGCTCCATGCCGCTGCACGTCGCCCCTCTGCTGGCGGCGGCGGGCCTGCACGCCTCGCCCATGTCCGCGGACAGGGTGGTGGCCTTCATGGACCACATTCGGATCTTCCAGGAGCAAGTGGAGAAGCTCAAGGCCCTGCACGTCGACTCGGCCGAGTACAGCTGCCTCAAGGCCATCGTGCTCTTCACCACAG ACGCTTGCGGCCTGTCGGACGTGGCCCATGTGGAAAGTTTGCAGGAGAAGTCCCAGTGTGCCCTGGAGGAGTATGTGAGGAGCCAGTACCCCAACCAGCCCACCCGCTTTGGCAAGTTGCTCCTGCGCTTGCCCTCCCTGCGCACCGTCTCCTCCTCGGTCATTGAACAATTATTTTTCGTCCGCTTGGTAGGTAAAACCCCCATTGAAACTCTCATCAGGGATATGTTGCTGTCGGGGAGCAGTTTTAACTGGCCTTACATGTCCATTCAGTAA
- the nr2f2 gene encoding COUP transcription factor 2 isoform X2, translated as MAMVVWRGSQDDVADTQGALSSQTQGGLTLAGAQAGQLGLTASQVAPPTPQTPVQGGPNNTQSTPGSQVSQQPEKQQPQHIECVVCGDKSSGKHYGQFTCEGCKSFFKRSVRRNLTYTCRANRNCPIDQHHRNQCQYCRLKKCLKVGMRREAVQRGRVPPTQPHHGQFALTNGDPLHCHSYLSGYISLLLRAEPYPTSRYGSQCMQPNNIMGIENICELAARMLFSAVEWARNIPFFPDLQITDQVALLRLTWSELFVLNAAQCSMPLHVAPLLAAAGLHASPMSADRVVAFMDHIRIFQEQVEKLKALHVDSAEYSCLKAIVLFTTDACGLSDVAHVESLQEKSQCALEEYVRSQYPNQPTRFGKLLLRLPSLRTVSSSVIEQLFFVRLVGKTPIETLIRDMLLSGSSFNWPYMSIQ; from the exons ATGGCAATGGTAGTGTGGAGAGGCTCCCAGGACGACGTGGCTGACACCCAAGGCGCCCTTTCCTCGCAGACCCAAGGCGGACTCACCCTGGCCGGCGCACAGGCGGGCCAGCTGGGTCTGACAGCCTCGCAGGTCGCGCCGCCGACCCCGCAGACGCCGGTGCAGGGGGGCCCCAACAACACGCAGTCGACGCCGGGCAGCCAGGTCTCGCAGCAGCCGGAGAAGCAGCAGCCGCAGCACATCGAGTGCGTGGTGTGCGGCGACAAGTCGAGCGGCAAACATTACGGCCAGTTCACCTGCGAGGGCTGCAAGAGCTTCTTCAAGCGCAGCGTGCGGCGGAACCTGACGTACACATGCCGGGCCAACCGGAACTGTCCCATCGACCAGCACCACCGCAATCAGTGTCAGTACTGCCGCCTCAAGAAATGCCTCAAGGTCGGCATGAGACGGGAAG ctgtgcaaaGGGGACGGGTGCCACCCACGCAGCCTCACCACGGCCAGTTCGCCTTGACCAACGGGGACCCCCTGCACTGCCACTCCTACCTATCGGGATATATCTCGCTGCTGCTGCGCGCGGAGCCCTACCCCACGTCCCGCTATGGCAGCCAGTGCATGCAGCCCAACAACATCATGGGCATCGAGAACATTTGCGAACTGGCGGCCCGGATGCTCTTCAGCGCCGTGGAGTGGGCCAGGAATATTCCCTTCTTCCCGGACCTGCAGATCACCGACCAGGTGGCCCTGCTGAGGCTGACGTGGAGCGAGCTGTTTGTGCTCAACGCGGCGCAGTGCTCCATGCCGCTGCACGTCGCCCCTCTGCTGGCGGCGGCGGGCCTGCACGCCTCGCCCATGTCCGCGGACAGGGTGGTGGCCTTCATGGACCACATTCGGATCTTCCAGGAGCAAGTGGAGAAGCTCAAGGCCCTGCACGTCGACTCGGCCGAGTACAGCTGCCTCAAGGCCATCGTGCTCTTCACCACAG ACGCTTGCGGCCTGTCGGACGTGGCCCATGTGGAAAGTTTGCAGGAGAAGTCCCAGTGTGCCCTGGAGGAGTATGTGAGGAGCCAGTACCCCAACCAGCCCACCCGCTTTGGCAAGTTGCTCCTGCGCTTGCCCTCCCTGCGCACCGTCTCCTCCTCGGTCATTGAACAATTATTTTTCGTCCGCTTGGTAGGTAAAACCCCCATTGAAACTCTCATCAGGGATATGTTGCTGTCGGGGAGCAGTTTTAACTGGCCTTACATGTCCATTCAGTAA
- the nr2f2 gene encoding COUP transcription factor 2 isoform X4, with protein sequence MRRRWRCNQQAVQRGRVPPTQPHHGQFALTNGDPLHCHSYLSGYISLLLRAEPYPTSRYGSQCMQPNNIMGIENICELAARMLFSAVEWARNIPFFPDLQITDQVALLRLTWSELFVLNAAQCSMPLHVAPLLAAAGLHASPMSADRVVAFMDHIRIFQEQVEKLKALHVDSAEYSCLKAIVLFTTDACGLSDVAHVESLQEKSQCALEEYVRSQYPNQPTRFGKLLLRLPSLRTVSSSVIEQLFFVRLVGKTPIETLIRDMLLSGSSFNWPYMSIQ encoded by the exons ctgtgcaaaGGGGACGGGTGCCACCCACGCAGCCTCACCACGGCCAGTTCGCCTTGACCAACGGGGACCCCCTGCACTGCCACTCCTACCTATCGGGATATATCTCGCTGCTGCTGCGCGCGGAGCCCTACCCCACGTCCCGCTATGGCAGCCAGTGCATGCAGCCCAACAACATCATGGGCATCGAGAACATTTGCGAACTGGCGGCCCGGATGCTCTTCAGCGCCGTGGAGTGGGCCAGGAATATTCCCTTCTTCCCGGACCTGCAGATCACCGACCAGGTGGCCCTGCTGAGGCTGACGTGGAGCGAGCTGTTTGTGCTCAACGCGGCGCAGTGCTCCATGCCGCTGCACGTCGCCCCTCTGCTGGCGGCGGCGGGCCTGCACGCCTCGCCCATGTCCGCGGACAGGGTGGTGGCCTTCATGGACCACATTCGGATCTTCCAGGAGCAAGTGGAGAAGCTCAAGGCCCTGCACGTCGACTCGGCCGAGTACAGCTGCCTCAAGGCCATCGTGCTCTTCACCACAG ACGCTTGCGGCCTGTCGGACGTGGCCCATGTGGAAAGTTTGCAGGAGAAGTCCCAGTGTGCCCTGGAGGAGTATGTGAGGAGCCAGTACCCCAACCAGCCCACCCGCTTTGGCAAGTTGCTCCTGCGCTTGCCCTCCCTGCGCACCGTCTCCTCCTCGGTCATTGAACAATTATTTTTCGTCCGCTTGGTAGGTAAAACCCCCATTGAAACTCTCATCAGGGATATGTTGCTGTCGGGGAGCAGTTTTAACTGGCCTTACATGTCCATTCAGTAA